The genome window GGGGGTCCCCACGACTCTCACAGACACCGGGACCTCAGACCTGGGCTCCCCGAGTCCCGGCAGTCGACCAGACGGTTCACCTCAGACGGCCGCCTCACCTGCCAACGAGCCCACGTTTCTGAAGTTTGGGGTGAACGCCATCCTCTCCTCAGCACCCAGAACAGGTAAGTGAGCGCAAAACGCACTGGTCAAGGTGCGAGTACTTCTGGCCTCGGTTTCCTGTATGCAGCAATTACCCACTCACACATCAGCGCACAAACTTACGCAAGATCCCCGAAGCCTCACGTCGCGCACTGTGAGACTTAAGTCCAGCCAATTCCTGGGAAGAAAAGCTCCAGGTTCGCCCCACCCTCATAATGAACTTGAGCACCTGCAGTCGGAGAGAGCGTGCGCCCCTAGGCGTCTGTGTTTCTGCCCTCGAACTTCTGGAAGCCAGTTTTTAAAATCCCAGACAATATATTTACTAGTTTAGCTAGTATTCTGGACCTgcaattcttttcttcctctccccaataCTACATATCTCTCTAGTGCCCAGGATGAGACTGGGGACGGGCCGATTCTGAGGTGGCAGATCGcgtgggggcggagggggggtgCGGAGAGGGCGGAAGGATACTCACAGATGGCACAATGTTAGGGgaagatttcttttattctgtcaAAACACCGAGGAAAATGCCTTTGAAGCCAGCCGAAGGATTAATGATATCATGTATTTAATGTTCTGTACAATAATCAAGTACTTAATCAaattccctgtctccctccttttcattcttcctttattCTCTGCCAGAAACATCCCCCGCCTTGCTCCAGAGCGTTCCTCCCAAGACTTTCGCCTTTCCCTACTTCGAAGGTTCCTTCCAGCCTTTCATCAGATCTTATTTCCCAGGTAGGTCTCATCCCCCTTCCCTGCCGTCCCCCATCGCTCCCTGCTCCGAAGCCATATTTCTCCGTCCACCCCTCGGGGTTATGCTCTGGTTCAGAGGTTGCGAGGCGTACAACATTCACGAATCCGTCGCGCCAATTTGATGCCCTATTTAGCACAAGCAGTGACTGCTTGACACTTTGCACCAATTCCCTGCTCTACAAATTAGCAGGAATTGTCATGGTCCCAATTTGAGGCGGTTCCCTTCCCGGCGAGGAGCTGTTGGCATCCCTTCACGCCGCCGTTTTCCCACAGAGTCAGTGCACTTGGCCACGATTCCCCACAAAGGTTTCAGCACCATGACCAATTGGTCAGCTCCTCGGGCAACCACACACAGATCGGCCCTCGCCCCTCCACGCCGCCGAGAGACACCTACCAGCCGGGGCTAATTTCTCTTTAAGACTCATTCAGGGCTTGGGGCTTTTCACAAGACCACATGGGGTGCCCTCTTGTGTGGGATGCCTGGGGTCGCCCAGGGGGAGGGGGACTAGATCCTCCCACAACCCCAACCTTCTATTTCCAACCTGATTTCCCAACCTCTTCTCAGACCCTTCCCCCACCGCcttatctttttaaagactttgagcTTGTAACATAAGAAGTCTGAGGGAAGCCTGCAATTGGGTCCCAGTCTAAAGGAGAAACACCTTAACACAGTTTATGGGAGGTTTTCATCCTGCAAACCTAGTAGTGACTCAAACTATAGCTCAAAACTCTGAAACCAGTGGAGATTCAGTGGAGACGGAGGAGAGCCTATAAAGAGAAGAGAGACTGGGCATGGacggtgggggatgggtaaaaccACGACAACACTCCCAAATATCAGCGAAAGAAAcatgcaattgatttttaaaagggggagagagaattcaccaacagcccccccccaccactaTTCACGCTGCTGCTGATAATGGAATttgctccctttctccctcatCTCAATGCTCTAACAAAAACAACCCGGGCTTTATAAATAGCTTTTCATGTCCATTTAATGAAAATGATTCCGGGAAGAGAAGCCTCTGCCATCAGTATTCTCCCAATGGTCTTGGCCTGCAGTTGTGTTTAGTTTGAAAGTGTAAATCTCTTTTGTCCCAGTAATATATGGCTTTCGCTGCTTGTCCTCAGTCTTTTTCTGTTAGTTCATTACTACACAATTACCATTCACGCTTCATTagagtctctgtttctttttgggttttttttttccctcccttaaaGCAAAACTCTCCCCCTTTTTATCATGCCAATACCCATTGGGGAGCGGTCAATGTGCTAATTAGCTGCCACTTTTCATGTATTCGGGCCGAATTCTTTAcgtttgtgggggaggggaggaaagattAATATGAAAAAGATGAATGCTGAttggatttttcaaaaaaaaaaaaatccaaagcgGATTTTCTTCTGTCAAATCGGTAAAGTACCTCCTTTTCATCTAAAGAATACAAAAGCCACCAAGGTGAAAAAAAGCTTAAGGGGGAAACCCAGTGGCATCCtctgtatattttatctttatttttgtaatttatgtttttctgttgttAGTTTAGCTGATACACGTAGGTTTGCCCCCTTGAGACTGTTCCCCTGAGACCGTtgaatgtaaaaatgaaacaggCTATTGTAGGAGCTGTTTTCTGTGTTTCCGTGGTTTTACCTAATCCGGGTTTGCTTGGTTGAAAGGGAAAGTTATTTGGGCGGAAAGCGCCTTTCACTCTCGCAGGTTTGTAGGTTCCTGCCCTATTCTCCAAGAGGAGAAAAGGGGGAGCTTTAAAGAGATGAAGGGATCAGAGAGAAGAACCGAGGGAGGCCCCTAGAGAGGGGTAGACGCTACTGCCCCGGCGGGACGCCGCCCACTCATTCGCAACCCCTCACTCCCACCCCTCCGCAGCGTCCTCAAGCGTTGTGCCCATCCCTGGGACCTTCTCCTGGCCGCTTGCGGCCCGCGGCAAGCCTCGCCGGGGCATGCTGCGCCGAGCCGTGTTCTCCGACGTGCAGCGCAAGGCGCTGGAGAAGATGTTCCAGAAGCAGAAGTACATCAGCAAGCCCGACCGCAAGAAGCTGGCGGCCAAGTTGGGCTTGAAAGACTCACAAGTGAGAGCGgtctcctcccagcccccagcccccaggcttcacccctcccccaggcatgGTACAACTGGGAGGGTTCTCTGAGACCAGTTCGGTCCCATTGTTCGGATGGGAAAAGTAAGGTGCACCCGCCAGCTTCCTTGAGGCTCGTCGGGACAGCCCGCTTCTCTCCCGGTCTCTTCACTCCACGCCCGgctcagcaccccccacccctcgcgGACATcagggtcagaggtcagaggATGGGGTTAGAGCAGCGAGGACCTGAAGAGGGAGTGAGGGTAGGGTGAGTGCCTTGAGCCTTCTGAACCCACGTCAGGGCGTGGGCAGCAGGCAAGGAGAGGAAAGACAGAGCCTCCTACATTCCCAGGCCGTCCTGCCGgcgcccaccccccagccctgggccttgGTGTGAAGGGCCTACGCTAacctctgcttgtccctctccccgaccccccacccccatcccccgcGCCCCAGGTGAAAATCTGGTTCCAGAACCGACGCATGAAGTGGCGGAACTCCAAGGAGCGCGAGCTCCTGTCTAGCGGGGGCTGCCGAGAGCAGACCCTTCCCACCAAACTCAATCCGCACCCAGACCTCAGTGACGTTGGCCAGAAGGGCCCGGGGGACGACGAAGAGGAAGACGAGGGCCGGGG of Mustela nigripes isolate SB6536 chromosome 1, MUSNIG.SB6536, whole genome shotgun sequence contains these proteins:
- the DBX1 gene encoding LOW QUALITY PROTEIN: homeobox protein DBX1 (The sequence of the model RefSeq protein was modified relative to this genomic sequence to represent the inferred CDS: deleted 1 base in 1 codon); protein product: MMFPGLLAPPAGYPSLLRPTPTLTLPQSLQSAFSGHSSFLVEDLIRISRPPAYLPRSLPTASMSPPRQGVPTTLTDTGTSDLGSPSPGSRPDGSPQTAASPANEPTFLKFGVNAILSSAPRTETSPALLQSVPPKTFAFPYFEGSFQPFIRSYFPASSSVVPIPGTFSWPLAARGKPRRGMLRRAVFSDVQRKALEKMFQKQKYISKPDRKKLAAKLGLKDSQVKIWFQNRRMKWRNSKERELLSSGGCREQTLPTKLNPHPDLSDVGQKGPGDDEEEDEGRGSPRHRLVYHASPDPRHLRDPRLEGPLPASPAHSSSPGKPSDFSDSEEDEDEEEEITVS